The following proteins are co-located in the Solanum pennellii chromosome 1, SPENNV200 genome:
- the LOC114075650 gene encoding probable serine/threonine-protein kinase clkA — NNNNNNNNNNNNNNNNNNNNNNNNNNNNNNNNNNNNNNNNNNNNNNNNNNNNNNNNNNNNNNNNNNNNNNNNNNNNNNNNNNNNNNNNNNNNNNNNNNNNNNNNNNNNNNNNNNNNNNNNNNNNNNNNNNNNNNNNNNNNNNNNNNNNNNNNNNNNNNNNNNNNNNNNNNNNNNNNNNNNNNNNNNNNNNNNNNNNNNNNNNNNNNNNNNNNNNNNNNNNNNNNNNNNNNNNNNNNNNNNNNNNNNNNNNNNNNNNNNNNNNNNNNNNNNNNNNNNNNNNNNNNNNNNNNNNNNNNNNNNNNNNNNNNNNNNNN; from the coding sequence aacaacaacaataacaacaacaacaataacaacaacaacaataacaacaacaacaataacaacaacaacaataacaacaacaacaataacaacaacaacaataacaacaacaacaataacaacaacaacaataacaacaacaacaataacaacaacaacaataacaacaacaacaataacaacaacaacaataacaacaacaacaataacaacaacaacaataacaacaacaacaataacaacaacaacaataacaacaacaacaataacaacaacaacaataacaacaacaacaataacaacaacaacaataacaacaacaacaataacaacaacaacaataacaacaacaacaataacaacaacaacaataacaacaacaacaataacaacaacaacaataacaacaacaacaataacaacaacaacaataacaacaacaacaataacaacaacaacaataacaacaacaacaataacaacaacaacaataacaacaacaacaataacaacaacaacaataacaacaacaacaataacaacaacaacaataacaacaacaacaataacaacaacaacaataacaacaacaacaataacaacaacaacaataacaacaacaacaataacaacaacaacaataacaacaacaacaataacaacaacaacaataacaacaacaacaataacaacaacaacaataacaacaacaacaataacaacaacaacaataacaacaacaacaataacaacaacaacaataacaacaacaacaataacaacaacaacaataacaacaacaacaataacaacaacaacaataacaacaacaacaataacaacaacaacaataacaacaacaacaataacaacaacaacaataacaacaacaacaataacaacaacaacaataacaacaacaacaataacaacaacaacaat